The following coding sequences are from one Rathayibacter sp. VKM Ac-2760 window:
- the arr gene encoding NAD(+)--rifampin ADP-ribosyltransferase codes for MSAADESGPFFHGTKADLPVGDLLVAGRRSNYRPEIVMNHVYFTALPDGAGLAAELAPGEAEPRVYEVEPTGPFEDDPNVTDKKFPGNPTRSYRSVEALRVVREVHDWTRLSPEALRAWRTRLAELRDDPRGEILN; via the coding sequence ATGAGTGCTGCGGACGAGAGCGGGCCGTTCTTCCACGGGACGAAGGCGGACCTGCCGGTCGGTGACCTGCTGGTGGCGGGGCGGCGCTCGAACTACCGGCCCGAGATCGTGATGAACCACGTGTACTTCACGGCGCTGCCGGACGGGGCGGGGCTCGCGGCCGAGCTCGCGCCCGGGGAGGCGGAGCCGCGGGTCTACGAGGTGGAGCCGACCGGGCCGTTCGAGGACGACCCGAACGTGACGGACAAGAAGTTCCCGGGGAACCCGACGCGCTCGTACCGGAGCGTCGAGGCGCTCCGCGTCGTCCGCGAGGTGCACGACTGGACGCGGCTGAGTCCGGAGGCGCTGCGGGCGTGGCGCACGCGCCTCGCCGAGCTCCGCGACGACCCGCGCGGCGAGATCCTGAACTGA
- a CDS encoding glycoside hydrolase family 2 protein, with protein MTHTSTERLSATLRPLHDGWSVRALRGPIPAELAGATVPATVPGLVHTDLLAAGLIPDPYLDQNEKKVTWIGETDWEYASVFAWSPDGHDRHELVFEGLDTVATIELNGHVVASTRNQHRTYRFAVDGLLVEGDNALVVRFASPIAEADRASLEIGYRPHTYSHPFNALRKAACNFGWDWGLDAASVGMWKPVSLHAWSEARLAAVRPVVTVDGTTGRVAVHVDLERTTEDEVELTASVDGVTASVTVPAGESSATLELAVADPALWWPRGFGEQPLSLLDVEARVGDAVVDGRTLRIGFRTVDVQLDRDEEGTSFRFVVNGEPVWIRGANWIPDDAFVTRVDRARLARRMDQAEFANMNLLRIWGGGYFESDDFYELCDERGILVWQDFLFACASYAEEEPLWSEVEAEVRDNVTRIMPHPSLALWNGNNENIWGYEEWGWEKRLQGRTWGLGYYLDLLPRLVAELDPERSYTPGSPWSGDTAIFANDVDHGSVHLWELWNRVDYPAYRDVHARFVAEFGWQGPASWSTIQRSISDSPLTPESPGMIHHQKATDGNDKLTDGLVAHLPLPDDTEDWHWAMSLNQALAVTLAIEHQRSESPRCMGSIVWQLNDCWPVTSWAAVDGDGTAKPLLYALKHVYADRLLTVQPRGEGLAVVAVNDSAREWAGEVVVRRLRFDGAVLAEERQEVSLDARSVVTFPIGVGAADDVAGELLVADFAGERAFWFFAEYRVSALEAPRLSTSVRAVDGGAEVTVTAENLVRDLTLLVDKVDPAAVVDDQLVTLLPGESVTFRVSGAGLDHAALVSPSVLRTANQLVADWG; from the coding sequence GTGACCCACACCAGCACCGAGCGCCTCTCGGCCACCCTCCGCCCCCTGCACGACGGCTGGAGCGTGCGCGCGCTCCGCGGCCCGATTCCCGCGGAGCTCGCGGGCGCGACGGTCCCGGCGACCGTCCCCGGACTCGTGCACACCGACCTCCTCGCGGCGGGCTTGATCCCGGACCCGTATCTCGACCAGAACGAGAAGAAGGTCACCTGGATCGGCGAGACCGACTGGGAGTACGCGTCCGTCTTCGCCTGGTCGCCCGACGGGCACGACCGGCACGAGCTGGTCTTCGAGGGCCTGGACACGGTCGCGACGATCGAGCTGAACGGCCACGTCGTCGCGAGCACGCGCAACCAGCACCGCACGTACCGCTTCGCCGTCGACGGTCTGCTGGTGGAGGGCGACAACGCGCTCGTCGTGCGCTTCGCCTCGCCGATCGCCGAGGCCGACCGCGCCAGCCTCGAGATCGGCTACCGCCCGCACACCTACTCGCACCCGTTCAACGCGCTGCGGAAGGCCGCCTGCAACTTCGGCTGGGACTGGGGGCTCGACGCCGCCTCGGTCGGGATGTGGAAGCCGGTCTCGCTGCACGCCTGGAGCGAGGCGCGCCTCGCCGCCGTCCGACCCGTCGTGACGGTGGACGGCACGACCGGTCGCGTCGCTGTGCACGTCGACCTCGAGCGGACGACGGAGGACGAGGTGGAGCTGACGGCGAGCGTCGACGGCGTGACCGCCTCCGTCACCGTGCCGGCCGGCGAGAGCTCGGCGACGCTCGAGCTCGCCGTGGCGGACCCGGCCCTGTGGTGGCCGCGCGGCTTCGGCGAGCAGCCGCTCTCGCTGCTGGACGTCGAGGCGCGCGTCGGCGACGCGGTCGTCGACGGCCGGACGCTGCGGATCGGCTTCCGCACTGTCGACGTGCAGCTGGACCGCGACGAGGAGGGCACCTCGTTCCGCTTCGTCGTCAACGGCGAGCCGGTCTGGATCCGCGGCGCCAACTGGATCCCCGACGACGCCTTCGTCACCCGCGTCGACCGCGCGCGCCTGGCCCGCCGGATGGACCAGGCCGAGTTCGCGAACATGAACCTGCTGCGGATCTGGGGCGGCGGCTACTTCGAGTCGGACGACTTCTACGAGCTCTGCGACGAGCGCGGGATCCTCGTCTGGCAGGACTTCCTCTTCGCCTGCGCCTCCTACGCCGAGGAGGAGCCGCTCTGGAGCGAGGTCGAGGCGGAGGTCCGCGACAACGTCACGCGGATCATGCCGCACCCGAGCCTCGCGCTCTGGAACGGCAACAACGAGAACATCTGGGGCTACGAGGAGTGGGGCTGGGAGAAGCGCCTCCAGGGCCGCACCTGGGGCCTCGGCTACTACCTCGACCTGCTGCCGCGCCTGGTCGCCGAGCTCGACCCCGAGCGCTCCTACACGCCGGGCAGCCCCTGGTCGGGCGACACCGCGATCTTCGCGAACGACGTCGACCACGGCTCCGTGCACCTCTGGGAGCTGTGGAACCGGGTCGACTACCCCGCCTACCGCGACGTGCACGCCCGCTTCGTCGCCGAGTTCGGCTGGCAGGGCCCGGCCTCGTGGTCGACCATCCAGCGCTCGATCTCGGACTCGCCGCTGACCCCCGAGTCGCCCGGGATGATCCACCACCAGAAGGCGACCGACGGCAACGACAAGCTGACCGACGGACTGGTCGCGCACCTCCCGCTGCCCGACGACACCGAGGACTGGCACTGGGCGATGTCGCTCAACCAGGCGCTCGCAGTGACCCTCGCGATCGAGCACCAGCGCTCCGAGAGCCCGCGCTGCATGGGCTCGATCGTCTGGCAGCTCAACGACTGCTGGCCGGTGACGTCGTGGGCGGCGGTCGACGGCGACGGGACGGCGAAGCCGCTGCTCTACGCGCTCAAGCACGTCTACGCGGACCGGCTGCTGACCGTGCAGCCGCGGGGCGAGGGGCTCGCGGTGGTCGCGGTGAACGACAGCGCCCGGGAGTGGGCGGGCGAGGTGGTCGTGCGCCGGCTGCGCTTCGACGGCGCGGTGCTCGCGGAGGAGCGGCAGGAGGTGTCGCTCGACGCGCGCTCGGTCGTCACCTTCCCGATCGGGGTGGGAGCCGCGGACGATGTCGCGGGCGAGCTGCTCGTCGCCGACTTCGCCGGGGAGCGCGCGTTCTGGTTCTTCGCCGAGTACCGGGTGTCGGCGCTCGAGGCGCCCCGGCTGAGCACCTCGGTGCGCGCCGTCGACGGCGGGGCGGAGGTGACCGTCACGGCGGAGAACCTCGTGCGCGACCTGACGCTGCTCGTCGACAAGGTCGACCCGGCGGCGGTCGTCGACGACCAGCTCGTCACGCTGCTGCCGGGGGAGTCGGTGACGTTCCGGGTGAGCGGGGCCGGGCTCGATCACGCGGCGCTCGTCTCGCCGAGCGTGCTGCGCACCGCCAACCAGCTCGTCGCCGACTGGGGCTGA
- a CDS encoding glycosyl hydrolase — protein MARRRVRTRRILLAAALGAALLAPLVAPSPDAAQAFPAKSKTAVLQYLQSITGTSIVSGQHNKEPASAPAQYTQQVKDITGQYPGLWGGDLFFTAADAANRQRVVDQAKTEWANGSLVTLAWHACPPTGPSTCAFDGGVKSSITDAQFQQIVTGGTALNTTWKQRMAEVVPYLRQLKDAGVPVLFRPFHEMNETWNWWGGRPGANGGAKIYQQMRDYFDAQGLTNLIWVWNVQDNPAGGWAGYYPGANYADVVSLDVWYKGFPSSGDYQQLQSIAGSKPIAIAEMGKVPDASLLQSQTRWSYFMIWSEQLRGSNTNAAIQSAYFHPRVLNQGELTLP, from the coding sequence ATGGCTCGACGACGAGTCCGCACCCGCCGCATCCTCCTGGCCGCCGCCCTCGGGGCCGCCCTGCTCGCTCCACTGGTCGCCCCGTCGCCGGACGCGGCGCAGGCGTTCCCGGCGAAGTCGAAGACCGCCGTCCTGCAGTACCTGCAGTCGATCACCGGGACGAGCATCGTCTCGGGCCAGCACAACAAGGAGCCGGCGAGCGCCCCCGCGCAGTACACGCAGCAGGTGAAGGACATCACCGGGCAGTACCCGGGCCTCTGGGGCGGCGACCTGTTCTTCACCGCCGCCGACGCCGCGAACCGGCAGCGCGTCGTCGACCAGGCGAAGACGGAGTGGGCCAACGGCTCGCTCGTCACCCTCGCCTGGCACGCCTGCCCGCCGACCGGGCCGAGCACCTGCGCGTTCGACGGCGGCGTGAAGAGCAGCATCACGGATGCGCAGTTCCAGCAGATCGTCACCGGCGGCACGGCGCTCAACACCACCTGGAAGCAGCGGATGGCCGAGGTCGTGCCGTACCTCCGGCAGCTGAAGGACGCGGGCGTGCCCGTGCTGTTCCGGCCGTTCCACGAGATGAACGAGACCTGGAACTGGTGGGGCGGCCGCCCCGGAGCGAACGGCGGCGCGAAGATCTACCAGCAGATGCGCGACTACTTCGACGCCCAGGGCCTGACCAACCTGATCTGGGTCTGGAACGTGCAGGACAACCCCGCGGGCGGCTGGGCGGGCTACTACCCGGGTGCGAACTACGCCGACGTCGTCTCGTTGGACGTCTGGTACAAGGGCTTCCCGAGCTCCGGCGACTACCAGCAGCTGCAGTCGATCGCCGGCTCGAAGCCGATCGCGATCGCCGAGATGGGGAAGGTGCCGGACGCGTCGCTGCTGCAGAGCCAGACCCGCTGGTCGTACTTCATGATCTGGTCGGAGCAGCTGCGCGGCAGCAACACGAACGCCGCCATCCAGAGCGCGTACTTCCACCCCCGCGTCCTCAACCAGGGCGAGCTGACGCTCCCCTGA
- a CDS encoding ABC transporter substrate-binding protein gives MHRPTTRRPAPARRSTLIGLAAVAASASLVLSGCSAGASNDSGEPAGEITVLTNRTDLVDTTFADYASTFEEQYPGTTVKFEALTDYEGDTKIRLNSKDYGDVLLIPSSNVTKDDYANYFEPLGSTDELSEKYRFTNEGSFDGTAYGISTFGSAMGYVFNRDVWSAAGVTDPPQTEEEYLADLEAIKATGVTPYYTNYKDGWPLATIEGNLGTVQGEDVRTEMIADDAPWTEGNDQYNIDGLLYDTVAAGLSEDDPTTTNWEESKDLLAQGEIGSMVLGSWAVSQMQDAAEKAGKPRDTIGFWPMPWAQDGAFTSVTASDKFLAINKNSDNKATARAWIDWFTEDSGFAASQGAISPVISDPAPDTLADFDALGVTYLELAPDPVGKEAVINDIANEAEIDLFGNSYRQKLIDAARGAGDGDKQSLFDDLNSRWAAARADVAE, from the coding sequence GTGCACCGACCCACCACCCGCCGCCCGGCGCCCGCCCGCCGCAGCACGCTGATCGGCCTCGCCGCCGTCGCCGCGTCGGCCTCGCTCGTCCTGTCCGGCTGCTCCGCCGGCGCGAGCAACGACTCCGGCGAGCCCGCCGGCGAGATCACCGTGCTGACCAACCGCACCGACCTCGTCGACACCACGTTCGCCGACTACGCCTCGACCTTCGAGGAGCAGTACCCCGGCACCACCGTGAAGTTCGAGGCGCTCACCGACTACGAGGGCGACACCAAGATCCGCCTGAACTCGAAGGACTACGGCGACGTGCTGCTCATCCCGAGCTCCAACGTCACCAAGGACGACTACGCGAACTACTTCGAGCCGCTCGGCTCGACGGACGAGCTCTCCGAGAAGTACCGCTTCACCAACGAGGGCTCGTTCGACGGCACCGCCTACGGCATCTCGACCTTCGGCTCCGCGATGGGCTACGTCTTCAACCGCGACGTCTGGAGCGCGGCCGGTGTCACCGACCCGCCGCAGACGGAGGAGGAGTACCTGGCCGACCTCGAGGCGATCAAGGCGACCGGCGTCACTCCCTATTACACGAACTACAAGGACGGCTGGCCGCTCGCGACCATCGAGGGCAACCTCGGCACCGTGCAGGGCGAGGACGTCCGCACCGAGATGATCGCCGACGACGCACCCTGGACCGAGGGCAACGACCAGTACAACATCGACGGTCTGCTCTACGACACGGTCGCCGCCGGCCTCAGCGAGGACGACCCGACCACCACGAACTGGGAGGAGTCGAAGGACCTCCTCGCCCAGGGCGAGATCGGCTCGATGGTCCTCGGCTCCTGGGCCGTCTCGCAGATGCAGGACGCCGCGGAGAAGGCCGGGAAGCCGCGCGACACCATCGGCTTCTGGCCGATGCCGTGGGCGCAGGACGGCGCGTTCACCTCGGTGACCGCCTCGGACAAGTTCCTCGCGATCAACAAGAACTCCGACAACAAGGCGACCGCTCGGGCCTGGATCGACTGGTTCACCGAGGACTCCGGCTTCGCCGCGAGCCAGGGCGCGATCAGCCCGGTGATCTCGGACCCGGCGCCCGACACCCTCGCCGACTTCGACGCGCTCGGCGTGACCTACCTGGAGCTCGCTCCGGACCCGGTCGGCAAGGAGGCCGTCATCAACGACATCGCCAACGAGGCCGAGATCGACCTCTTCGGCAACTCCTACCGCCAGAAGCTGATCGACGCCGCCCGCGGGGCCGGCGACGGCGACAAGCAGTCGCTCTTCGACGACCTCAACTCGCGCTGGGCCGCGGCCCGCGCGGACGTCGCGGAGTAG
- a CDS encoding carbohydrate ABC transporter permease — translation MTTTQPRAQAVTGLPVTTSPSTSRRPRRGSTLGAIGKYTSLIVACLFALVPIVTIFMLAFKTSTEYRSTGPLVPPSNWFNFENFAIAFTQGGMVTGFLNTGIILLVSVAGTILIGTMAAYAIDRFRFRGRRLVTGLFLLATLVPSVTTQVATFQVINALDLFNTRWSAILLFTGTDIVAIYIFLQFMQSIPVSLDEAAMLDGASRFTVYWRIVLPLLKPAIATVVIIKGIAVYNEFYIPFLYMPSQDLGVISTSLFRFMGPFGAQWEVIAAGTILVIVPTLIAFLFLQRFIYNGLTSGATK, via the coding sequence ATGACCACCACGCAGCCCCGCGCCCAGGCCGTCACCGGCCTGCCCGTGACCACCAGCCCGAGCACCTCCCGGCGCCCGCGGCGCGGCTCGACGCTCGGCGCGATCGGCAAGTACACCTCGCTGATCGTCGCCTGCCTGTTCGCGCTGGTGCCGATCGTGACGATCTTCATGCTCGCGTTCAAGACGTCGACGGAGTACCGCAGCACCGGTCCGCTCGTGCCGCCGAGCAACTGGTTCAACTTCGAGAACTTCGCGATCGCCTTCACGCAGGGCGGGATGGTCACCGGGTTCCTCAACACCGGCATCATCCTGCTGGTGTCGGTGGCGGGCACGATCCTGATCGGGACGATGGCGGCCTACGCGATCGACCGCTTCCGCTTCCGCGGCCGCCGGCTCGTGACGGGGCTGTTCCTGCTCGCGACCCTCGTGCCGTCGGTGACGACGCAGGTCGCGACCTTCCAGGTGATCAACGCCCTCGACCTCTTCAACACCCGCTGGTCGGCGATCCTGCTCTTCACCGGCACCGACATCGTCGCGATCTACATCTTCCTGCAGTTCATGCAGTCGATCCCGGTCTCGCTCGACGAGGCGGCGATGCTCGACGGCGCCAGCCGCTTCACCGTCTACTGGCGGATCGTGCTGCCGCTGCTGAAGCCGGCGATCGCCACGGTCGTGATCATCAAGGGGATCGCGGTCTACAACGAGTTCTACATCCCCTTCCTCTACATGCCCTCGCAGGATCTCGGGGTCATCTCGACCTCGCTCTTCCGCTTCATGGGCCCGTTCGGAGCACAGTGGGAGGTCATCGCCGCCGGCACGATCCTCGTCATCGTCCCGACGCTCATCGCCTTCCTCTTCCTCCAGCGCTTCATCTACAACGGACTGACCTCAGGAGCCACCAAGTGA
- a CDS encoding ROK family protein codes for MRSQLALAVDVGGTKIESALVHADGALVPESRSRRPTGPALTPPGFAAAVAACIGESLAAASGREVIGAGIGSAGPLDLAEGRIRPKNLPLLHGFALRAVVERLLPGRPVALRLDGTCIALAEHWVGANRGADSSVSLVVSTGVGGGVVLDGRAVAGRSGNAGHIGQIHVGDADPEERSDGTLESIASGPSSVAWARRRGFAGTTGEDLARAAAAGDPVALAAVARSAAAVGTAIADVATLLDVRDFAVGGGFSGVTASYLDLVREAACERAVFDYARGLAIRPSGLGGSGPLIGAAALVHLPGLASSEPAAPLPC; via the coding sequence GTGCGGTCGCAGCTCGCGCTCGCCGTCGACGTCGGCGGCACCAAGATCGAGTCCGCGCTCGTGCACGCCGACGGTGCGCTCGTCCCGGAGTCGCGGAGCCGGCGGCCGACCGGGCCGGCGCTGACGCCTCCGGGCTTCGCGGCGGCGGTCGCCGCGTGCATCGGGGAGTCTCTCGCGGCCGCATCGGGGCGCGAGGTGATCGGTGCGGGCATCGGCTCCGCGGGCCCGCTCGACCTCGCCGAGGGGCGCATCCGGCCGAAGAACCTGCCGCTGCTGCACGGGTTCGCTCTGCGCGCGGTCGTCGAGCGGCTGCTGCCCGGCCGGCCGGTCGCCCTGCGGCTCGACGGCACCTGCATCGCGCTCGCCGAGCACTGGGTCGGCGCCAACCGCGGCGCCGACTCCTCGGTGAGCCTGGTGGTCTCGACGGGGGTCGGCGGCGGTGTCGTGCTCGACGGCCGCGCGGTCGCGGGGCGCTCCGGCAACGCCGGGCACATCGGGCAGATCCACGTCGGCGACGCGGACCCGGAGGAGAGGAGCGACGGGACGCTGGAGAGCATCGCCTCCGGACCGAGCAGCGTCGCCTGGGCGCGGCGCCGCGGCTTCGCGGGCACGACCGGCGAGGACCTGGCGCGGGCGGCCGCGGCCGGCGACCCGGTGGCGCTCGCCGCGGTGGCGCGCTCGGCCGCGGCCGTCGGCACGGCGATCGCCGACGTTGCGACGCTGCTCGACGTCCGCGACTTCGCCGTCGGCGGCGGCTTCTCGGGAGTGACGGCCTCGTACCTCGACCTCGTCCGCGAGGCGGCCTGCGAGCGCGCGGTCTTCGACTACGCCCGCGGCCTCGCGATCCGCCCCTCCGGCCTCGGCGGCAGCGGCCCGCTGATCGGCGCGGCCGCCCTGGTGCACCTGCCGGGCCTGGCGTCGTCCGAGCCCGCCGCCCCCCTCCCTTGCTGA
- a CDS encoding sugar ABC transporter permease has product MAITDAPPLEVGASKRAGGSRRGARPSGRRQRLTGRRSTPWLFLAVPLAFLVVLTYIPVANMFWYSVTDWDGLDPDKTFVGLENYVEIFTRPEIFQVFFVSLFYLAGAVAQLGLALFFATLLSFQTRFRNFFKGVIFFPYLINGVAIGLMFLYFFRPDGTLDAVLGAFGVQDTPQWLGDPSVVNVSLAATSVWRYMGLNFVLFLGAIQSVPEEQYEAADIDGATSFDKFRYIIVPSIRRILGLSFILAIAGALSAFEMPYIMTGGANGSETFVIQTVDTAFRYSKVGLASAMAVVLLAIVLIITAVQRRVFPDEKAGQE; this is encoded by the coding sequence ATGGCGATCACCGACGCTCCGCCCCTCGAGGTCGGAGCGAGCAAGCGGGCCGGCGGGAGCCGTCGCGGCGCCAGGCCCTCCGGCCGCCGCCAGCGGCTGACCGGCCGCCGCAGCACGCCCTGGCTGTTCCTCGCGGTGCCGCTGGCGTTCCTCGTCGTCCTGACCTACATCCCGGTCGCGAACATGTTCTGGTACAGCGTCACCGACTGGGACGGCCTCGACCCGGACAAGACGTTCGTCGGCCTGGAGAACTACGTCGAGATCTTCACCCGGCCCGAGATCTTCCAGGTCTTCTTCGTCAGCCTCTTCTACCTGGCCGGCGCGGTCGCGCAGCTCGGGCTCGCGCTGTTCTTCGCGACGCTGCTGAGCTTCCAGACCCGGTTCCGCAACTTCTTCAAGGGCGTCATCTTCTTCCCCTACCTGATCAACGGCGTCGCGATCGGGCTGATGTTCCTCTACTTCTTCCGGCCCGACGGCACCCTCGACGCGGTGCTCGGCGCCTTCGGCGTGCAGGACACCCCGCAGTGGCTCGGCGACCCGTCGGTCGTCAACGTCTCGCTCGCGGCGACCTCGGTCTGGCGCTACATGGGGCTCAACTTCGTGCTGTTCCTCGGCGCGATCCAGTCGGTGCCGGAGGAGCAGTACGAGGCCGCGGACATCGACGGCGCGACGTCCTTCGACAAGTTCCGCTACATCATCGTGCCGAGCATCCGGCGGATCCTCGGGCTGTCCTTCATCCTCGCCATCGCGGGCGCGCTGTCGGCGTTCGAGATGCCGTACATCATGACCGGCGGCGCCAACGGGTCCGAGACCTTCGTGATCCAGACCGTGGACACCGCGTTCCGCTACTCGAAGGTCGGCCTCGCCTCGGCGATGGCCGTCGTCCTGCTCGCGATCGTGCTGATCATCACCGCGGTGCAGCGCCGCGTGTTCCCCGACGAGAAGGCGGGCCAGGAATGA